A single genomic interval of Oceanispirochaeta sp. harbors:
- a CDS encoding PAS domain-containing protein produces the protein MGNPEEKYKYIINTSSDMITLINRDYCYEVANDSYCHIIERKKADLLGSHISTVWGEEKFKNTIKSYLDRCFEGEEIHYVDRFEFGLDYRYMHVSYYPYRESPEKISHALVFSHDISKLGEIEAKLFNYEFRDPVTGLFNERSLG, from the coding sequence GAAGAAAAGTACAAATACATCATCAACACCTCCAGCGACATGATTACACTCATAAACAGGGATTATTGCTATGAGGTTGCCAACGATTCATACTGCCATATTATCGAACGGAAGAAGGCAGATCTCCTGGGCTCCCACATCTCCACGGTCTGGGGAGAAGAGAAATTCAAAAATACAATCAAAAGCTATCTGGACCGCTGTTTTGAGGGCGAAGAGATCCACTATGTGGACCGCTTTGAGTTTGGGCTGGATTACAGGTATATGCACGTCTCCTACTATCCTTATAGGGAGTCCCCCGAGAAGATCAGCCATGCCCTTGTTTTTTCCCATGATATTTCGAAGTTGGGTGAAATTGAAGCCAAACTTTTTAATTATGAGTTCAGAGACCCGGTCACTGGACTCTTCAACGAACGCTCTCTGGG